From a region of the Zingiber officinale cultivar Zhangliang chromosome 4B, Zo_v1.1, whole genome shotgun sequence genome:
- the LOC121976283 gene encoding putative disease resistance RPP13-like protein 1 isoform X2, translating into MAMILDFFVSKFMTITANMVEVEIFKVLGVDKEIKALQERLGTINGYLHRAEEKKHENDEIDLWVRKLKDVMYDADDVIDLCMIEGGKLLKAQALSGDEDEISSFEEIGIKLVNKCDGLPLAIKAIAGVLYQQNKAKWEDVLESDAWNMDQIEEELRPLYLSYEDLPSRLKQCFLYCSLYPQKDMYSKEIVQFWIAEGLIMDEQDELRRDIPNKKQRTMEDLGEEIYRELLGRNLLEAIRNDLSKSFFSMHDHFRSLCANLLREEGVLYRHGREFKVDDNVKIRRLSISCMGPMLVLPAQILRQACLRTLILTDSPQTKTIEDSVLQALLCLRVLDLTKTSIEKIPDCIGDLLHLRYLDLDETNIREIPTTIGNLVNLQSLNILRCKFLERLPVSITKLHNLRWLNMIGCPLLTYVPKGIGKLENIYSLYGFMIGQNDSTSEEGCDLEELKNLSKLRVLIILRLERAEKGASALANKPFLKELTLSWMRPNEEEDDNGGGHDAQANEEEDGDGKDDGSGQRTETKEEEEDENEEVEDEGEEEEDENEEVDGEEEEKGWNEEQISKAERICNEMSQPSSTLVHLHFYEYCGRQFPSWMASSSLAESFPNLTYLKLVGLPCCTELPPLGTLPQLKFLSIVSANAITAIGSQFLGSRSSAFPKLEVLRFEDMPKWEEWAFKGTPLAVKLFPSLRSCAIINCPKLRALPDGLHRAANLNELYLFQTYELREINNLPLAYKLKVSNGRWLKKISNIPLLRYLEVGNCPNLECVENLDKLQHLVLICSEEMEQLPQWFQDLIEQHNNMASSHRSLKKFEMHCNLQLLMSCLEGNENWDIIKHIPVVKIQTYSSKEYIRYTKDPYNYDANIPSN; encoded by the exons ATGGCAATGATCTTAGATTTCTTTGTCTCAAAATTCATGACAATCACTGCCAACATGGTGGAGGTAGAGATCTTTAAGGTGCTCGGTGTCGATAAGGAGATCAAAGCTCTTCAAGAAAGGTTGGGGACAATCAATGGTTATCTCCACCGGGCAGAGGAAAAGAAGCATGAGAATGATGAAATTGATTTATGGGTGCGGAAGTTGAAGGATGTCATGTATGATGCTGATGATGTTATTGATCTTTGTATGATTGAAGGGGGAAAGTTATTGAAAGCTCAAGCTTTGTCAG GAGATGAAGACGAGATATCAAGCTTTGAAGAAATAGGAATTAAACTTGTCAACAAATGTGATGGCTTGCCTCTTGCGATTAAAGCTATTGCAGGGGTTCTATACCAACAAAACAAAGCAAAATGGGAGGATGTTCTTGAAAGTGATGCATGGAATATGGATCAGATTGAGGAAGAATTAAGACCTTTATATTTGAGTTACGAAGACTTACCATCTAGATTGAAACAATGTTTTCTCTATTGCTCTTTGTATCCTCAAAAAGATATGTATTCTAAGGAGATTGTTCAGTTTTGGATCGCCGAAGGTCTTATTATGGATGAACAAGATGAATTGAGGAGGGATATTCCAAATAAAAAGCAGAGAACAATGGAAGATCTAGGGGAGGAGATTTACAGGGAGTTACTTGGTAGAAATCTCTTAGAAGCTATAAGAAATGATTTGTCCAAGAGTTTCTTCTCTATGCACGATCACTTCAGATCACTTTGTGCAAATTTACTGAGAGAGGAAGGGGTTTTATATCGACATGGTAGAGAATTCAAAGTAGATGATAATGTGAAAATTCGACGGCTGTCAATCTCTTGTATGGGGCCTATGCTAGTGTTACCGGCTCAAATTCTAAGACAAGCTTGTTTGAGAACTCTAATTCTCACGGACTCCCCTCAAACCAAGACAATCGAAGATAGTGTTCTGCAAGCATTACTGTGTTTGCGAGTTTTGGATCTCACAAAAACATCAATTGAAAAGATTCCAGATTGCATTGGAGATTTGTTGCATTTAAGATATCTAGATCTCGATGAAACAAATATTCGTGAGATTCCGACAACTATCGGGAACCTTGTAAACCTTCAGAGTCTGAATATCTTAAGGTGTAAGTTCTTGGAAAGACTTCCTGTGTCCATCACTAAGTTGCATAATCTAAGATGGCTTAACATGATTGGCTGTCCACTGCTCACTTATGTGCCCAAGGGAATTGGGAAACTGGAAAATATCTATAGCCTTTACGGATTTATGATTGGACAGAATGACTCAACCTCTGAAGAAGGTTGTGATTTAGAAGAGCTGAAAAATCTCTCCAAGTTGAGAGTCCTAATCATTCTGAGGCTTGAGAGGGCAGAAAAAGGAGCCTCTGCACTTGCAAACAAGCCATTTCTTAAGGAGCTTACGCTGTCATGGATGCGACCAAATGAGGAGGAAGATGACAATGGTGGAGGGCACGATGCTCAagccaatgaagaagaagatggtgatgGCAAGGATGATGGCTCTGGACAACGAActgaaactaaagaggaagaagaagacgaaaATGAGGAGGTGGAGGATgagggtgaggaagaagaagacgaaaATGAGGAGGtggatggtgaggaagaagaaaaaggatgGAATGAGGAGCAAATCAGTAAAGCCGAGAGGATATGCAATGAAATGTCTCAGCCTTCATCAACCTTGGTCCACCTTCACTTCTATGAGTACTGTGGCCGACAGTTCCCGAGCTGGATGGCATCCTCTTCCTTGGCTGAATCTTTTCCAAACTTGACGTATTTGAAGCTTGTTGGTTTGCCATGTTGCACGGAGCTCCCTCCCTTGGGTACACTGCCTCAGCTCAAGTTCCTCAGTATTGTAAGTGCAAACGCCATAACAGCCATTGGGTCTCAATTTCTCGGATCGAGAAGCTCTGCATTTCCCAAACTTGAAGTGCTCCGATTCGAAGACATGCCCAAATGGGAGGAGTGGGCATTCAAGGGAACACCTCTTGCAGTGAAGTTGTTTCCGAGTCTCAGGAGTTGTGCTATTATCAACTGCCCAAAGCTAAGAGCTCTTCCTGACGGCCTCCACCGAGCCGCCAACCTCAACGAACTGTACTTGTTCCAAACGTATGAGCTACGTGAGATCAATAACCTCCCCTTGGCTTACAAGCTTAAGGTCTCAAATGGCAGATGGTTGAAGAAGATTTCCAACATCCCGTTATTAAGATATCTTGAGGTGGGTAACTGTCCCAACTTGGAGTGCGTGGAGAATCTCGACAAGCTGCAGCATTTGGTGTTGATATGTTCAGAGGAAATGGAGCAGCTCCCGCAGTGGTTCCAGGACTTGATCGAGCAGCATAACAACATGGCCAGCAGTCACAGGAGTTTGAAGAAGTTTGAGATGCACTGCAATCTTCAACTGCTAATGAGCTGTCTCGAAGGCAATGAGAATTGGGACATTATCAAGCATATTCCTGTTGTCAAAATACAGACATATTCCAGCAAAGAGTACATCCGATATACCAAGGATCCCTACAACTATGATGCAAACATTCCTTCTAATTGA
- the LOC121976283 gene encoding putative disease resistance protein RGA3 isoform X1, whose product MAMILDFFVSKFMTITANMVEVEIFKVLGVDKEIKALQERLGTINGYLHRAEEKKHENDEIDLWVRKLKDVMYDADDVIDLCMIEGGKLLKAQALSGSTTINIPFSYLFSCFQCLKYRHDIANQIIALNNRLEDLKKDIVIRSNLDRTAKESIEYVNRLVTHETSHLQVEGDIIGTQIKNATEVLVNLILENNPKKYRVLGVVGTGGIGKSTLASKIFEDEKIKDNFSNRIWLYVSKNYTESDLLKKLIRSVEGNETKGENLEGKSKVELENKLVSILTQNTFIVLDDVWKSSVWVDFLRKPIMKSATSCTVLVTSRIEKIVMLMKPRYIHPVEKMDEESGWTLLKHLVFDVEGDEDEISSFEEIGIKLVNKCDGLPLAIKAIAGVLYQQNKAKWEDVLESDAWNMDQIEEELRPLYLSYEDLPSRLKQCFLYCSLYPQKDMYSKEIVQFWIAEGLIMDEQDELRRDIPNKKQRTMEDLGEEIYRELLGRNLLEAIRNDLSKSFFSMHDHFRSLCANLLREEGVLYRHGREFKVDDNVKIRRLSISCMGPMLVLPAQILRQACLRTLILTDSPQTKTIEDSVLQALLCLRVLDLTKTSIEKIPDCIGDLLHLRYLDLDETNIREIPTTIGNLVNLQSLNILRCKFLERLPVSITKLHNLRWLNMIGCPLLTYVPKGIGKLENIYSLYGFMIGQNDSTSEEGCDLEELKNLSKLRVLIILRLERAEKGASALANKPFLKELTLSWMRPNEEEDDNGGGHDAQANEEEDGDGKDDGSGQRTETKEEEEDENEEVEDEGEEEEDENEEVDGEEEEKGWNEEQISKAERICNEMSQPSSTLVHLHFYEYCGRQFPSWMASSSLAESFPNLTYLKLVGLPCCTELPPLGTLPQLKFLSIVSANAITAIGSQFLGSRSSAFPKLEVLRFEDMPKWEEWAFKGTPLAVKLFPSLRSCAIINCPKLRALPDGLHRAANLNELYLFQTYELREINNLPLAYKLKVSNGRWLKKISNIPLLRYLEVGNCPNLECVENLDKLQHLVLICSEEMEQLPQWFQDLIEQHNNMASSHRSLKKFEMHCNLQLLMSCLEGNENWDIIKHIPVVKIQTYSSKEYIRYTKDPYNYDANIPSN is encoded by the coding sequence ATGGCAATGATCTTAGATTTCTTTGTCTCAAAATTCATGACAATCACTGCCAACATGGTGGAGGTAGAGATCTTTAAGGTGCTCGGTGTCGATAAGGAGATCAAAGCTCTTCAAGAAAGGTTGGGGACAATCAATGGTTATCTCCACCGGGCAGAGGAAAAGAAGCATGAGAATGATGAAATTGATTTATGGGTGCGGAAGTTGAAGGATGTCATGTATGATGCTGATGATGTTATTGATCTTTGTATGATTGAAGGGGGAAAGTTATTGAAAGCTCAAGCTTTGTCAGGTTCAACGACTATAAACATCCCTTTCAGCTATCTCTTTTCATGCTTCCAATGCCTTAAATATCGCCATGATATTGCTAACCAGATTATAGCACTAAATAATAGGTTGGAAGATTTGAAAAAAGATATAGTTATAAGAAGTAACTTGGATCGAACAGCCAAAGAATCAATCGAATATGTTAATAGATTGGTTACCCATGAAACATCTCACTTACAAGTTGAAGGGGATATTATAGGAACACAAATAAAAAATGCTACTGAGGTATTAGTTAATTTGATACTCGAGAATAACCCTAAGAAGTATCGTGTTCTTGGAGTTGTGGGAACAGGAGGAATTGGAAAGAGTACTCTAGCAAGCAAAATATTCGAGGATGAAAAgatcaaagataatttttcaaatagaATATGGTTGTATGTTTCTAAAAATTACACAGAGTCTGATTTGTTAAAAAAACTAATTAGGTCTGTGGAAGGAAATGAAACCAAAGGAGAAAACCTTGAAGGAAAAAGTAAAGTGGAATTAGAAAATAAACTTGTGTCTATTCTTACTCAAAATACTTTTATTGTGCTAGATGATGTATGGAAGTCATCTGTGTGGGTAGATTTCTTGAGAAAACCTATAATGAAAAGTGCAACAAGTTGTACGGTCTTAGTTACCTCTAGAATAGAAAAGATCGTAATGCTAATGAAGCCTAGATATATACATCCAGTTGAAAAAATGGATGAAGAAAGTGGTTGGACTTTGCTTAAACATTTAGTATTTGATGTTGAAGGAGATGAAGACGAGATATCAAGCTTTGAAGAAATAGGAATTAAACTTGTCAACAAATGTGATGGCTTGCCTCTTGCGATTAAAGCTATTGCAGGGGTTCTATACCAACAAAACAAAGCAAAATGGGAGGATGTTCTTGAAAGTGATGCATGGAATATGGATCAGATTGAGGAAGAATTAAGACCTTTATATTTGAGTTACGAAGACTTACCATCTAGATTGAAACAATGTTTTCTCTATTGCTCTTTGTATCCTCAAAAAGATATGTATTCTAAGGAGATTGTTCAGTTTTGGATCGCCGAAGGTCTTATTATGGATGAACAAGATGAATTGAGGAGGGATATTCCAAATAAAAAGCAGAGAACAATGGAAGATCTAGGGGAGGAGATTTACAGGGAGTTACTTGGTAGAAATCTCTTAGAAGCTATAAGAAATGATTTGTCCAAGAGTTTCTTCTCTATGCACGATCACTTCAGATCACTTTGTGCAAATTTACTGAGAGAGGAAGGGGTTTTATATCGACATGGTAGAGAATTCAAAGTAGATGATAATGTGAAAATTCGACGGCTGTCAATCTCTTGTATGGGGCCTATGCTAGTGTTACCGGCTCAAATTCTAAGACAAGCTTGTTTGAGAACTCTAATTCTCACGGACTCCCCTCAAACCAAGACAATCGAAGATAGTGTTCTGCAAGCATTACTGTGTTTGCGAGTTTTGGATCTCACAAAAACATCAATTGAAAAGATTCCAGATTGCATTGGAGATTTGTTGCATTTAAGATATCTAGATCTCGATGAAACAAATATTCGTGAGATTCCGACAACTATCGGGAACCTTGTAAACCTTCAGAGTCTGAATATCTTAAGGTGTAAGTTCTTGGAAAGACTTCCTGTGTCCATCACTAAGTTGCATAATCTAAGATGGCTTAACATGATTGGCTGTCCACTGCTCACTTATGTGCCCAAGGGAATTGGGAAACTGGAAAATATCTATAGCCTTTACGGATTTATGATTGGACAGAATGACTCAACCTCTGAAGAAGGTTGTGATTTAGAAGAGCTGAAAAATCTCTCCAAGTTGAGAGTCCTAATCATTCTGAGGCTTGAGAGGGCAGAAAAAGGAGCCTCTGCACTTGCAAACAAGCCATTTCTTAAGGAGCTTACGCTGTCATGGATGCGACCAAATGAGGAGGAAGATGACAATGGTGGAGGGCACGATGCTCAagccaatgaagaagaagatggtgatgGCAAGGATGATGGCTCTGGACAACGAActgaaactaaagaggaagaagaagacgaaaATGAGGAGGTGGAGGATgagggtgaggaagaagaagacgaaaATGAGGAGGtggatggtgaggaagaagaaaaaggatgGAATGAGGAGCAAATCAGTAAAGCCGAGAGGATATGCAATGAAATGTCTCAGCCTTCATCAACCTTGGTCCACCTTCACTTCTATGAGTACTGTGGCCGACAGTTCCCGAGCTGGATGGCATCCTCTTCCTTGGCTGAATCTTTTCCAAACTTGACGTATTTGAAGCTTGTTGGTTTGCCATGTTGCACGGAGCTCCCTCCCTTGGGTACACTGCCTCAGCTCAAGTTCCTCAGTATTGTAAGTGCAAACGCCATAACAGCCATTGGGTCTCAATTTCTCGGATCGAGAAGCTCTGCATTTCCCAAACTTGAAGTGCTCCGATTCGAAGACATGCCCAAATGGGAGGAGTGGGCATTCAAGGGAACACCTCTTGCAGTGAAGTTGTTTCCGAGTCTCAGGAGTTGTGCTATTATCAACTGCCCAAAGCTAAGAGCTCTTCCTGACGGCCTCCACCGAGCCGCCAACCTCAACGAACTGTACTTGTTCCAAACGTATGAGCTACGTGAGATCAATAACCTCCCCTTGGCTTACAAGCTTAAGGTCTCAAATGGCAGATGGTTGAAGAAGATTTCCAACATCCCGTTATTAAGATATCTTGAGGTGGGTAACTGTCCCAACTTGGAGTGCGTGGAGAATCTCGACAAGCTGCAGCATTTGGTGTTGATATGTTCAGAGGAAATGGAGCAGCTCCCGCAGTGGTTCCAGGACTTGATCGAGCAGCATAACAACATGGCCAGCAGTCACAGGAGTTTGAAGAAGTTTGAGATGCACTGCAATCTTCAACTGCTAATGAGCTGTCTCGAAGGCAATGAGAATTGGGACATTATCAAGCATATTCCTGTTGTCAAAATACAGACATATTCCAGCAAAGAGTACATCCGATATACCAAGGATCCCTACAACTATGATGCAAACATTCCTTCTAATTGA